A window from Streptomyces subrutilus encodes these proteins:
- the rpsP gene encoding 30S ribosomal protein S16 → MAVKIKLKRLGKIRQPHYRIVVADSRTRRDGRAIEEIGLYHPTYNPSRIEVNAERAQYWLSVGAQPTEAVLAILKLTGDWQAHKGLPAPAPLLQPATKEDKRRTFDEFAKTLEGGDAKGEAITQKAKKADKKADEAEAAAESTEA, encoded by the coding sequence GTGGCAGTCAAGATCAAGCTCAAGCGCCTCGGCAAGATTCGCCAGCCGCACTACCGCATCGTCGTCGCCGACTCGCGCACCCGCCGCGATGGCCGTGCGATCGAGGAAATCGGTCTGTACCACCCCACGTACAACCCGTCGCGCATCGAGGTCAACGCCGAGCGTGCGCAGTACTGGCTGTCCGTCGGCGCCCAGCCCACCGAGGCTGTGCTCGCCATCCTGAAGCTGACCGGTGACTGGCAGGCCCACAAGGGCCTCCCCGCCCCCGCGCCGCTGCTCCAGCCGGCCACGAAGGAAGACAAGCGTCGCACCTTCGACGAGTTCGCCAAGACCCTTGAGGGTGGCGACGCCAAGGGCGAGGCCATCACGCAGAAGGCGAAGAAGGCCGACAAGAAGGCGGACGAGGCCGAGGCCGCCGCCGAGTCGACCGAGGCCTGA
- the proS gene encoding proline--tRNA ligase, translated as MAKAPVLTPQAEDFPRWYQDLINKAELADNGPVRGTMVIRPYGYGLWERMQQEMDARIKDAGAQNAYFPLFIPQSYLTKEAEHVEGFAPELAVVTHGGGKELEEPVVVRPTSETIINDYFSKWVQSYRDLPLLINQWANVVRWEMRPRVFLRTSEFLWQEGHTAHATYEDARAYAARIHRDVYGDFMTNVLGIDVVLGRKTAKERFAGAINTLTLEGMMGDGKALQLGTSHELGTNFAKAFNTQYLSKEGKQELVWQTSWGVSTRMVGGLIMSHGDDNGLRVPPRLAHVQVVVMAIKGDEAVAKVRELGAQLKAAGLRVQVDDRVDTPFGRRAVDWELKGVPVRIEIGPRDLEAGTAMLARRIPGGKTPVQIDALADLLPKVLDEDQAQLLRESRERREARTSDVSTIEEAAEAAIAGGWARIPWADLGPEGEARLAEQAVSVRCLIAADGSVPEADDAPGTLAIVARSY; from the coding sequence ATGGCAAAGGCTCCCGTTCTCACCCCGCAGGCGGAGGATTTCCCCCGCTGGTACCAGGATCTGATCAACAAGGCCGAGCTGGCCGACAACGGCCCTGTGCGCGGCACCATGGTCATCCGGCCGTACGGCTACGGCCTGTGGGAGCGGATGCAGCAGGAGATGGACGCGCGCATCAAGGACGCGGGCGCCCAGAACGCGTACTTCCCGCTGTTCATCCCGCAGTCGTACCTGACGAAGGAAGCCGAGCACGTCGAGGGCTTCGCCCCCGAGCTCGCGGTCGTCACGCACGGCGGCGGCAAGGAGCTGGAGGAGCCGGTCGTCGTCCGGCCCACCTCCGAGACCATCATCAACGACTACTTCTCCAAGTGGGTCCAGAGCTACCGCGACCTGCCGCTGCTCATCAACCAGTGGGCCAACGTGGTCCGCTGGGAGATGCGCCCGCGCGTGTTCCTCCGTACGAGCGAGTTCCTCTGGCAGGAGGGCCACACCGCCCACGCCACGTACGAGGACGCCCGCGCGTACGCCGCCCGGATCCACCGCGACGTCTACGGCGACTTCATGACGAACGTCCTGGGCATCGACGTCGTCCTCGGCCGCAAGACCGCCAAGGAGCGCTTCGCCGGCGCCATCAACACCCTCACCCTCGAAGGCATGATGGGTGACGGCAAGGCCCTCCAGCTGGGCACCAGCCACGAGCTCGGCACCAACTTCGCCAAGGCATTCAACACGCAGTACCTGTCGAAGGAAGGCAAGCAGGAGCTCGTCTGGCAGACCTCGTGGGGCGTCTCGACCCGCATGGTCGGCGGCCTGATCATGTCGCACGGCGACGACAACGGCCTGCGCGTCCCGCCGCGCCTCGCACACGTCCAGGTCGTCGTCATGGCGATCAAGGGCGACGAGGCCGTGGCCAAGGTCCGCGAGCTGGGCGCGCAGCTCAAGGCCGCCGGCCTGCGGGTGCAGGTCGACGACCGCGTCGACACCCCCTTCGGCCGCCGCGCCGTGGACTGGGAGCTCAAGGGCGTGCCGGTCCGCATCGAGATCGGCCCCCGCGACCTGGAGGCCGGCACCGCGATGCTGGCCCGCCGCATCCCGGGCGGGAAGACCCCGGTGCAGATCGACGCCCTCGCCGACCTGCTGCCCAAGGTGCTGGACGAGGACCAGGCCCAGCTCCTGCGCGAGTCCCGCGAGCGCCGCGAGGCCCGTACGTCCGACGTCTCGACCATCGAGGAGGCCGCCGAGGCAGCCATCGCCGGCGGCTGGGCGCGCATCCCGTGGGCCGACCTCGGCCCCGAGGGCGAGGCCAGGCTGGCCGAGCAGGCCGTCTCCGTGCGCTGCCTGATCGCCGCCGACGGATCGGTCCCGGAGGCCGACGACGCCCCCGGCACCCTCGCGATCGTCGCGCGCTCCTACTAG
- a CDS encoding methyltransferase type 11 — protein sequence MTLTPTATLVARDWAEIQERMLVPLYEAVYDRLEVGPGDRLLGLGCGAGLPLLLAAGRGAAATGVEADPARRALARERLLEVLADPPAAPRPYDALLAFAPAPGALEAALPSVRRGGAVVLADWGPAERCTVPAVLGGGPVPRDLDGLVERAGLRPDGSGRVFCPFGYADVDSAVRGLLSTGLYPVAGTGSAGPAGAVRCAMADPALAEKELTEALHPFERSDGAVWLPNIFRYVIARMA from the coding sequence ATGACATTGACGCCGACGGCGACGCTCGTCGCCCGGGACTGGGCGGAGATCCAGGAACGGATGCTGGTACCGCTGTACGAGGCGGTCTACGACCGACTGGAGGTCGGGCCGGGCGACCGGCTGCTGGGCCTCGGCTGCGGGGCCGGACTGCCCCTGCTGCTCGCGGCCGGACGGGGAGCCGCGGCCACGGGCGTGGAGGCGGATCCGGCCCGGCGGGCCCTGGCCCGCGAGCGGCTGCTGGAGGTGCTGGCGGATCCGCCGGCCGCGCCGCGCCCGTACGACGCCCTGCTGGCCTTCGCGCCGGCTCCGGGGGCCCTGGAGGCGGCCCTGCCGTCCGTCCGCCGGGGCGGGGCCGTGGTGCTGGCCGACTGGGGTCCGGCGGAGCGGTGCACGGTGCCGGCGGTGCTGGGCGGGGGTCCGGTGCCGCGGGACCTGGACGGGCTGGTGGAGCGGGCCGGGCTGCGGCCGGACGGATCGGGGCGGGTGTTCTGCCCGTTCGGGTACGCGGACGTGGACAGCGCGGTGCGCGGGCTGCTGTCGACGGGGCTGTATCCCGTCGCGGGCACCGGTTCCGCGGGGCCGGCGGGCGCCGTCCGCTGCGCGATGGCCGATCCCGCGCTCGCGGAGAAGGAGCTGACGGAGGCCCTGCACCCGTTCGAGCGGTCGGACGGGGCGGTGTGGCTGCCGAACATCTTCCGGTACGTGATCGCCCGGATGGCCTGA
- the ftsH gene encoding ATP-dependent zinc metalloprotease FtsH, translating to MPSPTPVPPRDRADTPWRSEGAPPAPAPRKRMPGGWRGLILTALIVYLLTNLVLSFFNEGDEPTVSYTEFSRQVADGNVSKIYSKGDAIQGELKAKQPLPDGGKGDYTKFVTQRPAFADDQLWAELTKQKVTVTASPVVVQRSFLANLLISLAPMLLLVLLWIFIARRMSMGGGAMGGLGRKAPPKPVELEGAQRTTFEDVAGIDEVEGELNDVVDFLRNPDAYRRMGARMPRGVLLSGPPGTGKTLLARAVAGEAGVPFFSASASEFIEMIVGVGASRVRELFTEARKVAPAIIFIDEIDTIGRARGAGAGMGGHDEREQTLNQILTEMDGFTGSEGVVVLAATNRADVLDPALTRPGRFDRTVVVSPPDRPGREAILRIHTRDIPLADDVDLAQVARSTPGMTGAELANLANEGALLAVKRGRPAVTRADLSDALEKVQLGAERSLVMPEEERRRTAYHESGHALLGMLQPGADPVRKITIVPRGRALGVTLSTPDADRYAYTEEYLRGRIIGALGGMAAEHTVYDVITTGSESDLEQVTGIVRGMIGRWGMSERVGRLTAVPSDGQSPYGLSAAPATLDAVDHEMRRVVDECYEEACRLLRAHRPQLDSLAEALLAAETLDEAAAYAAAGIPRLTKDHGTD from the coding sequence GTGCCCAGTCCCACCCCCGTACCGCCCCGCGACCGGGCCGACACCCCCTGGCGCTCCGAGGGCGCGCCGCCCGCCCCCGCGCCCAGGAAGCGGATGCCGGGCGGCTGGCGCGGGCTGATCCTCACCGCGCTGATCGTCTACCTCCTCACCAACCTCGTCCTGTCGTTCTTCAACGAGGGCGACGAGCCGACCGTCTCGTACACCGAGTTCAGCAGACAGGTCGCCGACGGCAACGTCTCGAAGATCTACTCCAAGGGCGACGCCATCCAGGGCGAGCTGAAGGCCAAGCAGCCCCTGCCCGACGGGGGCAAGGGCGACTACACCAAATTCGTCACCCAGCGGCCCGCCTTCGCCGACGACCAGCTCTGGGCCGAGCTCACGAAGCAGAAGGTCACCGTCACCGCCTCCCCGGTCGTCGTGCAGCGCAGCTTCCTCGCCAACCTGCTGATCTCCCTGGCCCCCATGCTGCTCCTGGTCCTGCTGTGGATCTTCATCGCCCGCCGCATGTCCATGGGCGGCGGAGCCATGGGCGGCCTGGGCCGCAAGGCACCGCCCAAGCCGGTGGAACTCGAAGGCGCGCAGCGCACCACCTTCGAGGACGTCGCCGGCATCGACGAGGTCGAGGGCGAGCTCAACGACGTCGTCGACTTCCTCAGGAACCCCGACGCCTACCGCAGGATGGGCGCCCGCATGCCCCGCGGCGTCCTGCTGTCCGGGCCGCCCGGCACCGGCAAGACCCTGCTCGCCCGCGCCGTCGCCGGCGAGGCCGGAGTGCCCTTCTTCTCCGCGTCCGCCTCCGAGTTCATCGAGATGATCGTCGGCGTCGGCGCCTCCCGGGTGCGCGAGCTGTTCACCGAGGCCCGCAAGGTCGCCCCCGCGATCATCTTCATCGACGAGATCGACACCATCGGCCGCGCCCGCGGCGCCGGAGCCGGCATGGGCGGCCACGACGAACGCGAACAGACCCTCAACCAGATCCTCACCGAGATGGACGGCTTCACCGGCTCCGAAGGCGTCGTCGTCCTGGCCGCCACCAACCGCGCGGACGTCCTCGACCCGGCCCTGACCCGCCCCGGCCGCTTCGACCGCACGGTGGTCGTCTCGCCGCCCGACCGGCCCGGACGCGAGGCCATCCTGCGCATCCACACCCGCGACATCCCCCTCGCCGACGACGTGGACCTCGCCCAGGTGGCCCGCAGCACCCCCGGCATGACCGGCGCCGAACTGGCCAACCTCGCCAACGAGGGCGCACTGCTCGCCGTCAAGCGCGGCCGGCCCGCCGTCACCCGCGCCGACCTGTCCGACGCCCTGGAGAAGGTCCAGCTCGGCGCGGAACGCTCCCTCGTGATGCCCGAGGAGGAGCGCCGCCGCACCGCCTACCACGAGAGCGGCCACGCCCTCCTGGGCATGCTCCAACCGGGCGCCGATCCCGTCCGCAAGATCACCATTGTCCCCCGCGGCCGCGCCCTCGGCGTCACCCTCTCGACCCCGGACGCCGACCGGTACGCCTACACGGAGGAGTACCTCCGCGGCCGCATCATCGGCGCCCTCGGCGGCATGGCCGCCGAGCACACCGTCTACGACGTCATCACCACCGGCTCCGAAAGCGACCTGGAACAGGTCACCGGCATCGTCCGCGGCATGATCGGCCGCTGGGGCATGAGCGAGCGCGTCGGCCGCCTCACCGCCGTCCCGTCCGACGGGCAGAGCCCCTACGGCCTCTCCGCCGCCCCCGCCACGCTCGACGCGGTGGACCACGAGATGCGCCGCGTCGTCGACGAGTGCTACGAGGAGGCCTGCCGCCTGCTGCGCGCGCACCGCCCGCAGCTCGACTCCCTCGCCGAGGCCCTCCTCGCCGCGGAGACCCTCGACGAGGCGGCCGCCTACGCCGCCGCCGGCATCCCGCGCCTGACGAAGGACCACGGCACGGACTGA